A genomic segment from Tachysurus fulvidraco isolate hzauxx_2018 chromosome 21, HZAU_PFXX_2.0, whole genome shotgun sequence encodes:
- the plvapa gene encoding plasmalemma vesicle associated protein a — protein sequence MYNSGYNGGYSKAKLEWSAKKMHRPEEKGCGYYMKIIFFFCSLIQSLIIVSLVLFLVYGQPEQKIEEKRVKDLEQSNNKLNLEKISLQDKVKNLTRHLNITITAKKAADKELNTLRDLAKNSSVSISSLQNKWQLCQTETNKRAMNPICPQYHYTESRSCAYGLQKSEEMLKLVQANFTEQMTTMRMKIENANRDKLSHQLETIGLRRDKDSLQKRIENYEKSCKEDFVHSLQGIPNVTKEFLKKVDDLFMKHESFQLTCDKQSTKLEDIRANCSSLSREVENKLQAYLDKVGSQVTAILGANAKYQTENKRLSEDAMWCKGNLSATVEQKQRTLMQTQLKHDEEKEKLLLQVRYLTENGKLNENLLSVKEIDIKILNEKVNTLNMSLTTCKASQRNLGQFSTGRSNPWVLGSAGSQVNGLGSFGQSTAGLSNAGSSGTSPLGRTGSIVPGFNTAGSSGTSGIRTSAFGAGTSLSDNQFSAQISQHLRELQRYAKTD from the exons atGTACAACAGCGGTTATAACGGAGGCTATTCCAAAGCCAAATTGGAATGGTCAGCCAAGAAAATGCACAGACCAGAGGAAAAGGGTTGCGGTTACTACATGAagatcatcttcttcttttgttcACTGATCCAGTCTCTCATCATTGTCAGTCTGGTGCTCTTTCTGGTTTACGGACAGCCGGAGCAGAAAATAGAGGAGAAGAGGGTTAAGGATTTGGAGCAGAGTAATAATAAGCTAAATCTGGAAAAAATTTCTCTTCAAGACAAAGTGAAGAACCTCACCAGACACCTGAATATCACGATTACAGCAAAGAAGGCTGCTGATAAAGAATTGAACACGTTACGTGACCTGGCCAAAAATTCGAGCGTTAGTATAAGTTCCTTGCAAAACAAATGG cAACTGTGTCAAACCGAGACAAACAAAAGGGCAATGAATCCCATTTGTCCCCAATATCATTACACTGAAA GCCGAAGCTGTGCGTACGGCCTTCAGAAATCTGAAGAAATGCTGAAACTTGTCCAGGCGAACTTCACCGAACAAATGACTACGATGAGAATGAAAATCGAAAACGCCAATAGAGACAAACTTTCACATCAACTGGAAACGATCGGGCTGCGACGAGACAAAGACTCCCTTCAAAAAAGGATCGAAAACTATGAGAAATCATGTAAGGAGGATTTTGTTCATTCTTTGCAAGGAATCCCAAACGTGACCAAGGAGTTTCTTAAAAAGGTCGATGATTTATTCATGAAGCACGAATCCTTCCAGCTCACGTGTGACAAACAAAGCACAAAGCTTGAAGACATTCGTGCAAACTGTAGCAGCCTGTCCAGAGAGGTAGAGAACAAGCTTCAGGCATATCTGGACAAAGTGGGGAGTCAAGTCACGGCTATTCTAGGCGCGAATGCCAAATaccaaacagaaaacaaacgaCTGTCAGAGGATGCCATGTGGTGCAAGGGGAACCTCAGTGCAACTGTGGAGCAGAAACAAAGGACTCTCATGCAAACCCAGCTGAAGCATGATGAAGAAAAGGAGAAACTCCTGCTGCAGGTCAGATACCTGACAGAAAATGGCAAACTTAATGAAAATCTACTGTCTGTGAAAGAAATCGACATTAAAATACTTAACGAGAAGGTCAATACCCTCAACATGTCATTGACCACTTGTAAG GCATCACAAAGAAATCTCGGACAATTTTCTACTGGAAGGTCCAACCCTTGGGTCTTGGGTTCTGCTGGGTCACAGGTGAACGGACTTGGTAGCTTTGGACAAAGTACAGCAGGACTGAGCAATGCAGGTTCAAGCGGTACAAGTCCACTGGGTCGTACAGGTTCGATTGTACCAGGGTTTAACACAGCAGGGTCGAGTGGAACATCCGGCATCAGAACATCGGCATTTGGAGCAGGAACCAGTTTATCCGACAATCAGTTTtcag cACAAATCAGTCAACACTTGCGAGAGCTTCAACGTTATGCGAAAACAGACTAA